The Hypomesus transpacificus isolate Combined female unplaced genomic scaffold, fHypTra1 scaffold_251, whole genome shotgun sequence region gtgtaccatgcactgtgtgtgtcgTGCAGGTGGAGagcggcctgtgtgtgtgctgtgcccCGACACACTCCTGCTCCATAACAGAAGAGGACACCCTGGTCCTCTACCTGAGTGCTGACTGCCACTCAGTCAGACACCagctcaaggtgtgtgtgtgagtgtgtggaagtgtgtgtgacgGTATGTGATTTTCCAGTCTTTTACTCAATATGGGGAATATTGTATATTGATCTTACTGTCTATTCATAAGCTGTCTGTCCAAGCTCTTCTGACTGAGGTGTGACCAGTCGTGTTTGATGTGGGTGTTGTGAGGTCATCATCCAGGGACTGATGTGAGGTCATCATCCAGGGACTGACGTCCTGGTGTGTTCCTACAGGACCTGCTGTTCAGTGCCTGTGGACTGAGCATCCTCTCCACCATCATCTGCACGCTGTCCACCGTCACATGCAGCATCCACATCTTCTCCCTGGATCTGGTGCAtctggtgaggacacacacacacacacatgcatgaatacatacaggcacacacacacactcacacatccatgcatgaatacatacaggcacacaaacacacacacatgcatgaatacatacaggcacacacacacatgcatgaatacatacaggcacacacatacacacaaacacactttggtGGTATCTaggttcactctctctctctctctctctctctctctctctctctctctctctctctctctctctctctctctctctctctctctctctagctcgcCCCCCATCGTTCCCGGGCTGTCAACCCAGAATGCACCACTCCCCAGGACGCCTTCTTAACCAACATCATCGACTTTGAGGAGTTTgttccccccatcccccctcccccttactACCCCCCTGAATACACCTGCAGCTCGGAAACAGAcgcacagaggtacacacacacacacacacacacacatcaaagatTTCATATGACCGACCAGAAGCTCCATTtcttgtgtgttcatgtgtgtagtATCACCTATAACGGCTCCATGGAGAGTCCTGTTCCCCTCTACCCCACTGACTGCCCCCCTCCTTATGAAGCTGTGATGGGGCAGAGAGCAGCCagccaggtcagtgtgtgtgtgtgtgtgttgacagtttATACGTGTGTCCATGATCCGTAGTCCCTAACTGCCCCCACCTGTGTGTTGAGCAGGTGACGGTGTTTGACACCCACGCCACCGAGCCGTCCGGGGAGAGAGTCACTTCTACCGCCTTCAGTGGCGAGGGTGAGAGCCTCACTCCTGCCtcacccaccctgcctctcacacTTGCCTCACCCGCCCTGACTCTCACACCTGCCtcacccaccctgcctctcactcCTGCCTCACCCACCATGCCTCTCACTCCTGCCTCACCCGCCCTGCCTATCACACCTGCCTCACCCGCCCTGCCTCTCACTCCTGCTTcacccaccctgcctcacccaccctgcctctcactcCTGCCTCACCCCGCCCTGCCTCTCACTCCTGCCTCACCCGCCCTGCCTATCACACCTGCCTCACCCGCCCTGCCTCTCACTCCTGCTtcacccaccctgcctctcactcCTGCTTCACCCGCCCTGCCTCTCACTCCTGCTTcacccaccctgcctcacccaccctgcctctcactcCTGCCTCACCCCGCCCTGCCTCTCACTCCTGCTTCACCCGCCCTTCCTCTCACACCTGCCTCACCCGCCCTGCCTCTCACTCCTGCTTcacccaccctgcctcacccaccctgcctctcactcCTGCCTCACCCCGCCCTGCCTCTCACTCCTGCTTCACCCGCCCTTCCTCTCACACCTGCCTCACCCGCCCTGCCTCTCACACCTGCCCCAATCCAGCCGACCTCAGATCTCCTGACTGGATGGTCAGTGGGCAGCAGAGTAACCCTAGCTGTGTTCTCCTGACTGGATGGTCAGTGGGCAGCAGAGTAACCCTAGCTGTGTTCTCCTGACTGGATGGTCAGTGGGCAGCAGAGTAACCCTAGCTGTGTTCTCCTTCCTGTGCTCAGTCTCCATGGACAGTGGCTCCCTGCTCATGTCAGAAATCGTGGACATCCCTGACGACTCGTCTCCCTCCGAGGACTCCtgcctgatggaggtgggggtgaggcctCGTGGGGAGCGTGGGGAGCGTGGGGAGCGTGGCGCCGGCTGcgggggaggcgaggggggagaggggggagagtacGTCAGCTTCAGGGGGCCTCCGTCTCAGACCCCCGAGAGTCCCCTGGCGGGCCCCAGGGCCAGTCGCTTCTTCAGAGGGGAGAGGTCCAACTCCTGTTCCTCCCCCAGCACGGCGACCACCACATACAGGTaaacacagggaacacacacaccatgggaacacacctgtacacacctgtacacacacacacacacactgatacactctGTCTCCTCGCAGGTCTCCAGTGTTGCGTCGGCAGGCCATGTTAGCCAGCAGCTGTTCCCAGCTGGAGGTGATAGGGGGCGCTCTCTCCATCCCAGAGATCCACGTCCGCCCCTCCACCCCGTCACGCCGAGACCCCGCCTCCCTCAGCTCCACcaatccctcctcatcctcggcTGTCAATCATCCGGGTGCTCGGAGGGGCAAAGTGCCCCTGCACATGCAGCCCCTGTCACTACGCcaacaggagggcaggagaggggagcaggatggaagtggagagaggaggggcagcgATGGGCTGCTACCGCTGATAAGGTCACACAGCGAGCCAGGACTTAGCTCCTCTACAGATACAGGTAAGGTGTTCAGTGTGTCattgcacacgtgtgtgtgtgtgcccaacactgtcaaactgactcccctccccttccctccaccagGTGACTTCACAGGCTCGGTGGGCAGTAAAGGGATAAGTGACAGAGGCTCTCAGACATCCACAGACACAGGTGACTGGAGATCCAGAGATCATCAATCAGTgctcttcaaccctggtcctcagcacCAAATAAGAGAAATATGCATTATGTATTATGTTaattctctatctccctccctctctccggtaCGCTCTAGGCCCATCTTCTGAGGCTTGCCTCTTGCCTCGCTCCTCTCTGGCGCCCCCTGCCTCGCTGCCCAGGAAAGGCAGTGTGAAGGCAGGGGCCATGGGAGGACAGCTACCTTCCAAGgtgccccctgcctctcctctgcaccTGCCCAAAGACTACCACCGCTCCCTGGGAGACCTCAAGGTCGGTCTGCCTGTCAAGACTGAACAccactgtacacactgtccagcaggggtgttcaaccctggtcctcagggaacactgtcctgcatgtttcggatgtttccctcttcccaACACATCTGATTCTAATGATTATTCATGATGAcgttatccagctctgtggaagcctgataACCACCATGCGTTTGAaccagctctgtggaagcctgataACCACCATGCGTTTGAACCAGCTCTGTGGGAGCATGGACACAGGACagtggaccctgaggaccagggttgaacacccctgctggacagtgggccctgaggaccagggttgaacacccctgctggacagtgggccctgaggaccagggttgaacacTCCTGCTGGACACCATCCACCTCAGATAGATCCAACGTTGAAGTGTCTTAAATGTCTCTTTTCTTCCTGTCAGGTGACACGAGGGCTGGTGGCTCGCTTCCTCCAGCGCTCTAAACGAAACCTGGCACCTGCCGCAGAGCATGCTGGGAACACGGGGCAGGGGGCGAAGAGACGGGGCGGTGCAGAGGGCAACGCTGCTGGTCATCTGCCTCTAGAGCAggtaatacacacatacacacctacactcacacacctacacacacacacctacacacacacacctacacacacctacacacacacatagctgccGTAAATCTCGTCACAGCAACACACCAGCTGACTCAGTGTTCTGTTGTCGTCGTGTCTCCAGGTGTTGCGTAACACTTGGGGAGCAGGACGggctcaccccccccacccccgtcgcCACCACCATTCTCACAGTGACAGCCGACACAACCGTCATCACAGCAACCGGTCCCCGGCATTGGAGGGGATCCACTTGCGTAGCTGCGGAGATTTAAGCTCCACCTCCTCCGCGTCGCTACGGCGATTAGTGGCTCCACACGGGTCGTCGGGGGCTCTGTACATGGAGTCAGTtctgtgaagaggaggaggaggagagaaggagagggaaggaagagaggagaagactaATGTTGGAACCACCCGCTGTGATTTGGGCAGAGGGCTTCCTTCTCACTGAGTGGAGGGTTTGAGAAGGATGAGCCAGGAAATGAAAGGGTTCAAAATGTGAACAATGCATCAAATGAACAAGGCACATATCGTTCAAGTATTTCCTTCTTGATTTTCCTTCCTGACTTTGCCCCCTCCTAGGAGGCACCTCTGAATGTCCCTGTCCTTAAACAGTGGTGCTGTTTCCTTCACACCAACCTTCAACCGGGACAGTAGAGGTTAGAAGTGAAGCGGGAAGGGTAAATTGGATCCCTGATTAACTTCCATCTGGTGcacctgtcttctcctctgggCCCACTGGAAGCTGCAGTCCTTCCAGAGAGGGTCCCTGGGACAGAGAGGGTCCCTGGGACAGGAGGAGCCTGCTTCACCGGCTCTGCACCCACACCAAACTGCATACTCTCAGCTGCATATCACACCCCATACATCGTGCGGTTCACCCTGTTTTCTATATCCACATTTGCCAGTTAGAAGAGCACAGTCACCCTGTCTTCCATACCTGCAAAGGTTCAcatgctctcctctcctgttgtgATTGTTTTGTTAACCTAGCTCATTTTCTTTTAGCACTGACATGGAAAAATCCCATTTTTGATTTCTTTCGCTTCATCTCCTACCTCCACGCAACCTTCAAGAGGAGTTTTCTCCTCCAACTGTCACCCCACCCTACACGTCTAacatcacacactcaaactTGAGCCCTGGATGTGTATATTCTCTCTTTGGGGTGATTTTTGACCACGGTGGTTTTGATTTGAATATCTGCATGTTTCCCTACGATCTCCCTGAAAGCTCCAGATGTAACAGGAGACTCGTTAAGATACACCTCTTTTTAAAACAATCTGGCAAACTGGTCGACTGCGTAGGTTGATACTTTTCTGAATGGCTCTCTGCATGTTTGGAAATGCCTGTTACTTTTGGCTTCCTCCCTTGTAGATGTCCCTTTAAAATGTGCCCATGTACTGCTGTTGATGAGCTAGTGTTGAGGAGTTGAACCCACTGTCTTGGATAATCAGCTTTGAAAAATGATCTACCCCTGTCACAGTAACAGTGACATGGTTGTTACCACTATTCTTGCCGACATGACAAACTGAATATTCTCTTTCACATAGTTGGCCAAACAGTTGTGTATATCTAAGACTATGGTTAAACCACTCCTGTTGTGTATTAAAAAACAATTCACCTCGGTATAATTCTGAAAGCACTGAAGAGGTTTTCGCaataaatgtacagatgtgCTTGTGTAGATGATATAAGAGACTGTGTAGTAAACAGAATCTGCGAGGTCTGCTCCATCAAAACATTTCGGTCGAGTGACAGTCGTCATTATGAGTTTGTTTCTGAAAAACGAATAAtatctggccactggattggtCTGCCCTGCCACCTGACCTAAACCAAGTGATGCTCACTGAATCAAGATATCAGCCCGGTGTCTGGGAAGTTTTGAATATACACTCATAAACTGGATGTAGGTAACTGACGGAAACATTAACACTCACTcacttgcacacagacacactgagctGTGTTTAAAGTGATAGTTTCTACCTCCAGTCTTGCACATGGAAACATTATTTGAGGAAATGTATGGCTTGACCTGATCCTTAAGACCTAAATAAAGTTAATATATTCAATATGACATTCATTTTAAATGCGGTTCTGATGATAGAACGTTTTAATGCGATGTTGTTCAGCatataaaataaattatacaCAACTACATTTCAGTTTCCGTAATGTGTTCAGTGAACAAAACGAATTCAAACTTAGACTGAGCGTGGGAATGTTTCTAATAATCTGTGTTTCTTGCATTATACACAAGGCCATTTTCTTGGCTTGTGCACGGTTTTATAATTTACAACTAATAAACGTATCCTTAGTTTTATggttaaaatgtttaatcgaCACGACCAAAGTGACATTGAGCATATAGCAGGTCTATTATGGAACTTTACCTTTAGCCTCCTACAAGCTATCATCAGACACAACACCAGCCCACGCTTTTAGTTTCCATGAGTCCTATTGGTTAGATGTCTCAAAAGCCCATCCTGGTTCGATGGCACTAGCGAATGAAAATGCTCGATGTCATATGAAGCCTTGTTTGTCCACGCCCATGTTGCGACGCGCGAAGGATGTTGGGAGAGTTAGTCCACTGTCTAAGCGATAAAATAGATTGGAACGGCAGAGAAAACTACAACGCACAGATCTCCTTCCCTAAACTAAAAGCACCTACAAAAGCAACTTAGACAGACTTGCATCCAGTGTCACTGCAAACGAAGACGGGCACACTATGGTAAGGAGTTAATGTTGTCTTATTTTAAACGTAACCAATGCATGACAATGCTAGAGCTAGGTCTTACTAGTAGCTAGCCAGCCGAGTACGAAGATATTTCAGCCTGGTCAGACCAACGCTGCCAGCCAGCtagagttagctagctaggatTCTGCGTCTCTTGCCAAGGTAACCTACTAATTATAGTAACGCTAACTTCCCTCTTTTAAAGGCACAGTTTACTCCAAAATCAAAAACAGTACGTATTGCTCCTACATGTAATGCTCTATTTATCCAACTAGATTTGTTTTGGCGTGCATTGCCAAGTTTTGAAGATAGCGACGTAGAAATGtcaaccttctctcctctcgtcaTCGAAATTGCTATAGCCAGCTAACCGTACTGTAATACTGTTCTCTTCTCCCCTGTCTGTTGTGCAGAGTGACAGTCGTTGCAACGGGACACACTCCTTGGTGTCAGAGCAGTCAGACTCCGAGCTGTTTGAAGCCCAGTTCAAGGAGCTGGTGACTGAACTGACAGAGAACGACTTAAAAGACGACGTCCTTGCGGATGCTCTCAACAGACTAAGAGAGGTAACTCCATTCCATCCATTAGTGTCTGTCAGGAGAGCGGGAATGGGCAAAACTGAAATGCTGTGTTGTAAACTGTGTCTTTTGTGCCTTATTTGAGCACAGACACTTTGTATGTGTCCCTTAAACCAGAGGTCttccaccctggtcctcagggaccccctgtcctgcatgttttagatgtccATGCTccaacacctgattcaaatgaatggtcattaacaggcttctgctgagctagataacgacacattcatttgaatcaggtgtgttggagcagggaaacatctaaaacatgcaggacagggggtccctgaggacccgGGTAGAAGACCTCTGCCTtaaactctctgtctctctttctctgtgtttctcccGCTCTATCTCCCAGGTGTTGATATACAATGCACCTGGAGGCAAGAGAAACCGAGGTCTTTCTGTGATTGGTTCCCTGCGAGAGCTAGTCCCTCCCAGTGAACTCACTCATGACACAGTGCAAAGGGCCCTCCTGATTGGGTGGTGCATTGAGCTGGTAAGAGCATGGACCAATGATTATTGAGCATGGAAATTACATGTTTTCCTCAGTTTTCACACCAACGGCAAGTCACTAAACAGAATCAAagttacaaagtacaaaatacacttGGTCAGGTGTTGCTGTCTGTCCTAGCTATAGTCAGTTATACCTGTctatgtttctgtctgtgtagcTTCAAGCTTTCTTCCTGGTAGCTGATGACATCATGGATGCCTCTGTGACTCGTAGAGGACAGCCCTGCTGGTACAAGAGGGtgagtgcctgtctgtctgcctgcctgcctgcctgcctgcctgcctgcctgtctgtctgtctgtctgtctgtctgtctgtctgtctgtctgtctgtctgtctgcctgtctgcctgcctgcctgcctgcctgtctgtctgtctgtctgtctgtctgtccccttGATCATGATGAACAACATCAGGAGTTGAGGCCCTGTGGTTTTCCCAGGATGGAGTTGGTCTAGACGCCATCAACGACTCTTACCTCCTGGAGGGGGCGATTTACAGGCTGCTGCGTAGACACTGCAGAGGCCAGCCCTACTACCTCCACCTGCTGGAGCTGTTCATGGAGGTAGCACATGCACGCTGGTTACACAGGCTCTCCGATCTGGGTGCCATTGTCcccaaattcacacacacaaccccccccccccccccccccacacacacacacacacacacacacacacacacacacacaggcacagacaagctcataatgatgtgtgtgtctctgtgtatcaGACATCCTTTCAGACAGAGCTGGGTCAAGCTCTGGACCTCATGACGGCTCCTCCCGGCCAGATCGACCTCAACAGATTCACGATGGAAAGGTGAGGCAGGGAGCCTGGGCTGAACCACGAGGGGACTGGACATAGAACAGGATTGAGGTCTTTAGAACTGAAATGTACTGATGTGTCGCTAACATGTTGGAATTTATTTGGGGCTAAAACCCACattgtcttttctctctccatttctctctctcagatacAAAGCAATCGTCAAGTACAAGACTGCCTTTTACTCCTTCTATCTCCCTGTGGCGGCTGCTATGTACATGGTGAGTGTCTGACATTAATGGACCTGTAACTACAATAGTATAGGTAACAGTATAGATGTACCAGCTCACAATCTGAATCAGCTTTATTCGctaagtttgcacaaacaagaaaTGTACTATGGTAGGAAGGCGTATTCAGTAAACATATCAgagttttaaatataaaatataaattgtaGAGCTTGGTGTTTTAACTGTGTCTTGTGCTGTGGGTCTGCAGGCAGGGATTCAGAGCGAAGAGGAACACAACAACGCCAAGCACATTTTACTGGAGATGGGAGAGTTCTTCCAGATACAGGTGAAACACCACCGCTAGCATGACCCGCTTCCTTGAACTCCTGCAGTAAAAGGCCAGCCAAGGTTTAGCGGTGTTCTGTCTACTACAAGCATTTGTGTTTTTGACGATGCTTTGCCGTTGCCAGGACGACTACCTGGATTGCTACGGCGACCCTGCGGTGACAGGGAAGATTGGTACAGACATTCAGGACAACAAGTGCAGCTGGCTGGTTGTCACGGCGCTGGGGGTCATGACCTCAGAGCAGAGGGCAGAGCTGGAGGTGAGTGAGGCGACATCACACACCTCCTCTCGTAGCATTAGGCTCCTAATGCTACGCTAATGACACAGCATCACATCCTGTCCATTCCAACATGCCCTGTGTGATAGGCCATGTGAATAGGCTTATAGGCATGTATTATTAATGTATCAGTGAGCATGCGAATTAATGACTCGTCTCTCCTCTGTGGGACATGGGGTTCCTTGCTCGACATTGATGCAGCCTTAAACTTCATTCATGAAAACACTCAAGTTTTCAGGATGAGGACTGAACATTTTAATACTGTCCCCTCAGTCGTGTTACGGTCGCCATGACGACGCCAGCGTGGAGAAGGTCCAGGCGTTGTACGACACCCTTCAGATGCCGGCTCTCTACCGCCAGCACGAAGATGACAGTTACCAGCGATTACAGAAGCTGATCGCGCTTCATGCCCAGAAGCTGCCCCATGCTGTCTTCATCAACTTCGCCAAGAAAATCTACAAAAGGAACAAGTGAAGTTTCCTGTTAGCGCTACAGCCTATCAGGACTGGACAGGGAGTCTGACATTGATCTGGGCCCATTTAGGTCCCTATTACCTCTCCTTGACTCCACAGATATTTGATTTAAGAGAGACTTATGTGCCGTAGAGCTAGGTAGCATCCTAATCGTAGGTGTTGAGGGCGATTGGAAGGAGGTAGAGATGGAAATGGAACTAGTCCTTAAAACGCTTAAGAAGCCTCAGCTCTGCTTCAGAAAGGAGCTTTGAAGCCTCAGCTGCTTCAGAGAGGAGCTGTCCACTCTGGAATCCTATGGATTGTACACGTTCCGCCAGATCAGAGGAATAGCCTAATCCTTTTTTGGTTGATGGATGCGATGATGCCTTGTATTCGTTGCTGTTCCTGTTCACTAGCATGTTGCCGTGCCGACACTGCATGTTGCCGTGCCGACACTGCATGTTGCCGTACCGA contains the following coding sequences:
- the fam189b gene encoding protein FAM189B: MPSPSDTSSLASGSRGWSDSRRGMSRRGQGGARLLLYLGLCHVGLGAMVLAFSFTSMAFTSSARVRQACPFWAGFFVVASGIVGIISWRRPLTLVVSLFMLLSAVCVILSLAGSMLSCQNAQMVKALHTCQVESGLCVCCAPTHSCSITEEDTLVLYLSADCHSVRHQLKDLLFSACGLSILSTIICTLSTVTCSIHIFSLDLVHLLAPHRSRAVNPECTTPQDAFLTNIIDFEEFVPPIPPPPYYPPEYTCSSETDAQSITYNGSMESPVPLYPTDCPPPYEAVMGQRAASQVTVFDTHATEPSGERVTSTAFSGEVSMDSGSLLMSEIVDIPDDSSPSEDSCLMEVGVRPRGERGERGERGAGCGGGEGGEGGEYVSFRGPPSQTPESPLAGPRASRFFRGERSNSCSSPSTATTTYRSPVLRRQAMLASSCSQLEVIGGALSIPEIHVRPSTPSRRDPASLSSTNPSSSSAVNHPGARRGKVPLHMQPLSLRQQEGRRGEQDGSGERRGSDGLLPLIRSHSEPGLSSSTDTGDFTGSVGSKGISDRGSQTSTDTGPSSEACLLPRSSLAPPASLPRKGSVKAGAMGGQLPSKVPPASPLHLPKDYHRSLGDLKVTRGLVARFLQRSKRNLAPAAEHAGNTGQGAKRRGGAEGNAAGHLPLEQVLRNTWGAGRAHPPHPRRHHHSHSDSRHNRHHSNRSPALEGIHLRSCGDLSSTSSASLRRLVAPHGSSGALYMESVL
- the fdps gene encoding farnesyl pyrophosphate synthase codes for the protein MSDSRCNGTHSLVSEQSDSELFEAQFKELVTELTENDLKDDVLADALNRLREVLIYNAPGGKRNRGLSVIGSLRELVPPSELTHDTVQRALLIGWCIELLQAFFLVADDIMDASVTRRGQPCWYKRDGVGLDAINDSYLLEGAIYRLLRRHCRGQPYYLHLLELFMETSFQTELGQALDLMTAPPGQIDLNRFTMERYKAIVKYKTAFYSFYLPVAAAMYMAGIQSEEEHNNAKHILLEMGEFFQIQDDYLDCYGDPAVTGKIGTDIQDNKCSWLVVTALGVMTSEQRAELESCYGRHDDASVEKVQALYDTLQMPALYRQHEDDSYQRLQKLIALHAQKLPHAVFINFAKKIYKRNK